A single region of the Silene latifolia isolate original U9 population chromosome 8, ASM4854445v1, whole genome shotgun sequence genome encodes:
- the LOC141595438 gene encoding uncharacterized protein LOC141595438 encodes MKVGETVPTAKGNAKIIKKEAICTDAHWALLLKPITDAEIKAAIFSIPEHKSPGPDGYSSAFYKDSWSIIGDEVCNAIKDVFRSGKLLRQLNATILTLIPKCRLKKNDCVILNNKIVDRIRSLGAKNLSYAGRLVLVSSVLSTMHNYWAPMFVLPKGVLQRVDNICRNFLWEGSSEYGKVPSVGWQKVCVQKQEGGLGLKQSHVWNITMVGKLVWWIDVQPDRLWVQWVNLVYLKGSNWLEYNPSSDCYWYWRKICGVRDNMIEGFVEGQWSHNSGVYTVKGCYQWLRLKRDRVDWYRKIRCPIVIPKHNFIAWTIADQAFKLKDRLVQYGVSKDDLCCICQMHTETHHLFVKCQFRQELLHIVGEWLGTDISKEGSIITHARRRWSKLRKSISTTIVLTCWYFIWMQRNKSRLHQCISRPNIVAKHLQEVIRSRLFHCKPVCISQKDVN; translated from the exons ATGAAAGTTG GTGAAACTGTGCCTACTGCTAAGGGGAATGCCAAAATCATAAAAAAGGAAGCTATTTGTACTGATGCTCATTGGGCTTTGCTTCTCAAACCTATCACTGATGCTGAAATTAAGGCAGCCATTTTCTCCATTCCTGAGCATAAGTCTCCTGGGCCAGATGGCTACTCTAGTGCTTTCTATAAAGATTCTTGGAGCATTATTGGTGATGAGGTATGTAATGCTATTAAAGATGTGTTCAGAAGTGGTAAACTTCTTAGACAATTGAATGCCACTATTCTTACACTTATACCAAAGT GTAGACTAAAGAAAAACGATTGtgtaatattaaataataagATTGTGGATAGGATCAGAAGTTTGGGAGCAAAGAATTTGTCTTATGCTGGAAGATTAGTTCTAGTTTCTTCAGTTCTGTCTACTATGCACAATTATTGGGCTCCTATGTTTGTCCTCCCTAAAGGTGTGCTTCAGAGAGTTGATAATATTTGCAGGAATTTTTTGTGGGAGGGTAGCTCTGAGTATGGTAAAGTTCCCTCTGTTGGATGGCAGAAGGTGTGTGTGCAAAAACAGGAAGGTGGTTTAGGTTTAAAACAAAGTCATGTGTGGAATATAACAATGGTAGGCAAATTGGTGTGGTGGATTGATGTGCAACCAGATAGGTTATGGGTTCAATGGGTGAATCTTGTGTATTTAAAAGGCTCTAATTGGCTTGAATATAACCCATCCTCTGATTGTTATTGGTATTGGAGGAAAATTTGTGGTGTAAGGGATAATATGATTGAGGGTTTTGTTGAGGGTCAGTGGAGTCATAATTCTGGAGTGTATACAGTGAAAGGATGTTATCAATGGTTAAGACTGAAGAGGGATCGAGTGGATTGGTATAGGAAAATCCGGTGTCCTATAGTTATTCCAAAGCATAACTTCATTGCCTGGACTATAGCTGATCAGGCTTTCAAGTTGAAGGATAGGCTGGTACAATATGGTGTCAGTAAAGATGATCTTTGTTGCATCTGTCAGATGCATACCGAAACACACCATCTGTTTGTAAAGTGTCAGTTCAGACAAGAATTATTACATATAGTAGGGGAATGGTTAGGTACTGATATTAGTAAAGAAGGTAGCATCATAACTCATGCACGAAGAAGATGGAGTAAGCTAAGGAAGAGCATCTCCACTACTATTGTTCTTACTTGCTGGTACTTTATTTGGATGCAGAGGAATAAATCAAGGCTACATCAGTGTATTTCTAGACCAAACATAGTTGCTAAACATCTTCAAGAGGTCATTAGAAGTCGTTTATTTCATTGTAAACCAGTTTGTATCTCTCAAAAGGATGTGAACTGA